Below is a genomic region from Mucilaginibacter auburnensis.
AAATTACTACGGAAGCAAATGGGCATAAAGCTGCCTAATTTTGTACCACATATTACAGTGGCTAAAAATATACCGCCATCGGCGTTCAAAAAGTTATGGCCCTATTTTGAGAACGACAAGTACAATGCCGTATTTAAAGCGAATACACTCACTATTTTACACCGCGAAACATTTGTAGAAGGCGCTGAGTGGCGGCCCTTTAAAGAGCTTTACTTTGGCAACAGGCTAATGCCTTTTTAACTATGATTTAAATGCAAATACTTAATTTTACCAAAACACAACAAAATCAATATCAATATGAAAAAACTTAGCCTTTTATTTTTTGTACTGGCCATGGCCTGTACAACAGCCTTCGCGCAAATTACCAAAGAGCAAAATATTGCCGAGTGGACCCGCGCCAAAGCTTACACCAAAGCGTATTTAGATGCCATGCCTGCCGATGGCTATGCTTTTAAAGCAACACCCGATGTGCGTTCTTTCGCGCAGCAAATGTTGCACTTGGCAGGCGCTAACTATATGTTTTCGGCGAGTGCGGCAGGCAAAACACCTCCGGCAGAAACTGCTAAATTAGATGAAACAGTTCCGCAAACTAAAGAGGCGGTAACCAAAGCTGTTTTGGCCAGCTACGATTATGTAATAGATATTATTAAAAGCATCCCTGCCGAGCAAATGAGCCAGGAGGTCACCTTCTTTAACATGAAGGCCACCAGAGGCCTGGTTTTGGCAAAAGCTTTTGAGCACCAAACACATCATCGCGGTCAGACAACGCCTTACCTGCGTTTAAAAGGTGTTACGCCACCGCAGGAAATGTTATTTTAAGAAAAAAAATCTCCTTCCGAAACCGGAAGGAGATTTTTTTAGTTCAATGCCTTACAAGCCAAATCCGTACGCCAGTCGCAGCCCAATAAAACCTGCGCTATTACTACCGGTTTTTGATAGGTTTTCATATCGTACCCCCAAATCCCATTTGTCACCTGCATAACCCACGCCCGGCGAAGCTATAAATTGCGAGCCGCCGCCGCCGTTATCAACCTGCAATGCCACCCCTATCTCTCCACTAAAATATACGTTTGAAGAAACAAAGGATTTAACACCTGCCTTTACCGGGATAAGGTCGAGCTTATTTTCCATAGTATTATACTGACCGGGT
It encodes:
- a CDS encoding DinB family protein — protein: MKKLSLLFFVLAMACTTAFAQITKEQNIAEWTRAKAYTKAYLDAMPADGYAFKATPDVRSFAQQMLHLAGANYMFSASAAGKTPPAETAKLDETVPQTKEAVTKAVLASYDYVIDIIKSIPAEQMSQEVTFFNMKATRGLVLAKAFEHQTHHRGQTTPYLRLKGVTPPQEMLF